Part of the Spiribacter salinus M19-40 genome, AGCTCGTCATCGCAGTCCCCTACAGCCCGGTGAACGGTCCCCGAATGCTGCTGAACCCTGATTATCCAGCGGATGGCCTGCGGCACACCCTCGCGGATGGTGCGCGGCAGATGATGGAAGCCATGGAGGTGAGCTCCGTGCACTGGTTGTTCGCCAACCCAGCGGACATCGACACCTTATCGGCCGCTGACCACGACGTGCGCCTTGGCTGTCAGTACCACTGGCAGAACGCCGGATACAGCGATTTCGAGGACTTCCTCAGCGGAATGAGTTCGAAGAAGCGCAAAAACATTCGGCGAGAGCGTCGTCGCGTTGCCGAACAAGGCCTGTCGATGCGCGTGGTTCACGGTGATGAGGCGACTGACGCCCTCTGGGACGCACTGCATGGCTTCTACACCAAAACCTTTCATGAGCACGGCAATCTGCCCGTCATCACCCGCGCCTGCTTTGCCGAGCTCGGGGAAAAACTGGGTCGCCAGGTCGTGCTCTTCGTTGCAGAGGAATACGGCGTGCCGGTTGCCGGTGCGATCTGCCTGCGCAGCGAAGACACGCTGTACGGCCGCTACTGGGGCTGTGCCCGAGAGTACGATGATCTGCACTTCGAGACCTGTTATTACCAGGGCATCGAATATTGCATCCAGACGGGGCTGGCGCGGTTTGAACCCGGCGCCCAGGGCGAGCACAAGGTTACCCGTGGGTTTCTGCCAACGCTGACCCGGTCGGCGCATTATCTGGCGGATGAGCGCTTTCGAGCGGCTGTGGGTGACTTTCTGGCGCGTGAACGCCCCGCGGTAGAAGCCTTCGCACGAGATCTGGAGCAGGACGCCCCGTATCGCGCCGAGGTGCTGGAGCGACTCCCCCGTGACTGAAGCGGCGCTGCCCATTCCCTGGCTGGCGGCTGATGACGAGACGACGCCACTGCCGGATCCAGAGACCGCGCTTGCCGAACCCAATGGGTTGCTGGCCATCGGCGCTTCGCTGTCTCCCCAGCGCCTGGAAGCCGCTTACCGGGCTGGCATCTTTCCTTGGTACTCCCCGGGTGAGCCGATCCTCTGGTGGAGTCCTGACCCCCGCGCCATCATTGCGATGGGGACCCTTCATATCAGCCGATCGCTCGATCGTGCCTTACGACGCCTGGACTATACCGTGACCCTTGATCATGCCTTCGATGCCGTGGTGCAGGCCTGCGCCGCGCCGCGCGCCGACCAGCCCGGCACCTGGATCACGCCCGACATGCAGGCGGCCTACAGCCGCTTACATACCGTCGGACTGGCTCATTCCATTGAGGTCTGGCGCGATGGCGCGCTCATCGGGGGGCTGTATGGCGTCTCTCTGGGTCGAGCATTTTTCGGGGAATCCATGTTTAGCCGGGCCACAAACGGCAGCAAAATCGCCATGGCCTGGCTCTGTGCCCAACTCAGGGCCTGGGAGTTCCACTTCCTCGACTGCCAGATGCCGACCGAACATCTGTCCAGCCTGGGGGCGCAATCGCTGCCGAGACGGCGCTTCCTGCTCGCCCTTGCCGCCAGCCAGCGCCATGCCACGCACCTTGGGCCGTGGACGCTGGATGTGAAAGACTATCGGCATGACTAGGCCCGATTCCCAGGCGCATTTGCGATTATTCGGTACTGGCCTGAGACCTTGTCCCTACCTGCATGACCGGCCCTCGCAGTTCGACTTTGTCGATCCCCGACTGACACCCACCCCGGCCCTCTACGACGAGCTGCTCACCCAGGGGTTTCGGCGCGGGGGCGAGCATCTCTACCGGACGGCCTGCCCCGGGTGTCAGGCCTGTCAGAGTCTGCGGATACCCGTTGGTGAGTTCACACCCCGCCGACGCCATCGCCGCTGCCTGCGCGACAATGCCGATGTGGACCTGGTGAATGTGGGTTTTCGGTTCGACCCAGCGCATTTCGCCCTCTACGACCGCTACGTGCGCGCACGGCATCCAGGGGGCGGCATGGATGAGGCCGATCCCGACCTGTACTGGCAATACCTGACCGCCAGTTGGTGTCCCACCGAGTTCCTGGAGATGCGCCTTGCAGGCCAACTGCTTGGCGTCGCCGTGACGGATGACACCGGCGGCGCCTTATCCGCGGTTTACACGTTTTTTGACCCGGACCTGCCGCGGCGGAGTCTCGGTACGCTGGCCATTCTGCTGCAGATTGAGGAGGCTCGCCGGCGGCAGCGCGAGTGGCTCTATCTCGGCTACTGGATTGCGGGGCTGGCGGGGATGACCTACAAGGCGGGGTTCCGTCCCCACGAACGGCTGACCTCCATGGGCTGGGAACCGGTTCCCGCCAGCTGAACAGCTTGGTGATCCCCTGGTGCTCCGGTAGAATGGCAGGTTTGGATTCCTAAGAGAGAGGCTTGATGTCGAAGGAAGAAAACATCCGGATGCAGGGCACGATTACCGAAGTCATGCCCAACACCATGTTTCGTGTTGAACTGGAGAACGGCCACACCGTGACCGCACATATCTCCGGGAAGATGCGAAAGCACTACATCCGCATCCTGCGCGGCGACAATGTCACCGTCGAGCTCACGCCCTATGACTTGAACAAGGGCCGAATCGTTTACCGGGCGAGGTAACCCCCACCCGGCCAACGTTGCCCCGGGCGGGGCGTTCCCCTACTCCACCGGTTCTGGTGTATCCATGTTGAATGCGAGCGCCTCGCCGGTGTCGTCCAGATCAACCTGCACATGACCGCCGTTCGACAACCTGCCGAATAACAGCTCGTCGGCCAATGGCCGTTTCACTCGATCCTGAATCAGTCGAGCCATGGGCCGGGCGCCCATTTTCGGGTCGAATCCCTGCTCGGCGAGCCAGGCCCGGGCTGCATCACTGACCTCAATGGTGACGTGCTTCTCCGCAAGCTGATGACGCAGCTCTCGGATGAACTTCTCCGCCACCCGCTGGATCACCTCAGGCGCCAGGCCGTTGAACTGAATGATCGCATCCAGCCGATTACGGAACTCAGGCGTGAACTGCTTGCGAATGACCTCAAGGGCATCACTGCTCTGATCCTGTGGCGTAAACCCGATCGTGCGCCGGTTCTGCTCTTCAGCACCCGCGTTGGTCGTCATCACCAGGATCACGTTGCGGAAATCCGCATGGCGGCCGTTGTTATCGGTAAGCGAGCCGTGGTCCATCACCTGCAGCAGCAGGTTGAACACATCCGGATGCGCCTTTTCGATCTCATCGAGCAAGACCACCGAATGTGGGTGCTTGAGCACTTCCTCGGTGAGCAATCCGCCCTGATCAAAGCCCACATAGCCGGGCGGCGCCCCGATCAGGCGTGACACCGTGTGCCGCTCCATGTACTCGGACATGTCGAAGCGGATCATGTTGATCCCCATCACCTCGGCCAGCTGTCGCGTGACCTCGGTTTTACCCACACCGGTTGGGCCTGCGAAAAGGAAGCTGCCCACAGGCTTTTCGGTGTCCCGTAACCCGGCTCGCGACATTTTAATGGTCGCTGCCAGCGTATCGATGGCCTCGTCCTGCCCATAAATGCCGCGCTTGAGATCTTTTTCCATGGTCTCAAGCAAACGCATATCCGAGGTGGACACCCGCTTCGGTGGGATGCGCGCCATCTTGGCAACAATCGTTTCCACATCGCCGACACCCACCGTCTTTTTCTTTTTGGACGGCGGCAGCAGCCGCAGATTGGCACCTGCTTCATCGATCACATCGATGGCCTTATCCGGCAAATGGCGATCGGTGATGTACTTCGCCGCCAACTCCGCGGCCGACTCCAGCGCCGGATTCGTGTAGCGCACGCCATGATGCGACTCGAACCGGGTCTTGAGGCCACGCAGAATCTGCACGGTTTCATCAACCGTGGGCTCGGAGACATCGATCTTCTGAAAGCGCCGAGCCAATGCCCGATCTTTCTCGAAAATGCTGCGATATTCTTGGTAGGTGGTCGAGCCGATGCATTTCAGCTCGCCGCTCGCCAGCATGGGCTTGAGCAGGTTGGAGGCGTCCATCACGCCACCGGATGCCGAGCCCGCACCGATAATGGTGTGGATTTCGTCGATGAACAGCACGGCGTGCTCTTCTTTCTTCAGCTGAGCCAGCAAGCCTTTCAGGCGCTTTTCAAAGTCGCCCCGATACTTGGTGCCGGCCACCAGCGCGCCCATGTCCAGCGAGTAAATCGTGGCGTCCGAGAGCACCTCAGGCACATCGCCGTCTTCAATGAGCTTGGCCAGGCCCTCGGCAATTGCGGTCTTGCCGACACCCGCTTCGCCAACATACAACGGGTTGTTCTTGCGCCGCCGGCAAAGGACCTGAATGGTGCGCTCGACCTCGTGCTTGCGGCCGATCAGCGGATCGGTCTTGCCCTGACGAGCCCGCGCGTTGAGATCGGTGGCGTAGCTCTCGAGGGGTTTGGCACTGCCGCCTTCCTCATCAGCCTCGCCCTGTTCACTGGACGAATCCGGCTCGCCACTCGCCTCCTCGCCCGCCACTTTCGAAATGCCGTGAGAGAGGAAATTCACCGCATCGAGGCGGGAGATATTCTGCTTGTGCAGGAAGTACACCGCCTGTGACTCCTGCTCGCTGAAGATCGCCACCACCACGTTGGCGCCGCTGACCTCTTTTTTGCCAGAGGACTGCACGTGCAGGATCGCCCGCTGCAAAACGCGCTGGAATCCCAGCGTTGGCTGGGTCTCGCGGTTGTCATTCGGCGGCAGCAGCGGCGTCGTCTCGTCAAGGAAGTCTTCCAGCTCCTTGCGCAGAGCATCAAGATCCGCGCCACAAGCACGCAAGACCTCAAGGGCTGCCGGGTTGTCCGTCAACGCCAGCAGCAGGTGCTCCACGGTCAGGAACTCATGTCGCTTCTCGCGGGCTTCCTTGAAAGCGAGGTTCAACGTGAACTCGAGTTCTTTACTTAGCATTCGCTTCTCACCTAAATCCTGCGTATTGGACCCGCCAATGGCAGGCCGGTTCCGGTCTAGGCCGGTTCCATCGTGCACATCAACGGATGGTCATGCTCACGGGCGTAGTCATTGACCTGATCGACTTTAGTCTCGGCTATGTCTCGACTGAACACACCGCAGACGCCTTTGCCCCGGGTGTGAACATGCAGCATGACCTGGGTGGCCTGCTCTCGATCCATTCGAAAAAACGATTGCAGCACCTCTACCACAAATTCCATCGGCGTGTAGTCGTCGTTAAGCAATACGACCCGATAGAGCGGCGGCTGCTTGACCTGCGGCTTCGCTTCTTCGACCGACAGGTCGTCGTCGCGTTTCGGATCGTTCTCTTCACTCATGCCGATATGCCCTGGCCGCGGTCAGTAAAAGATATGGGGATGAACACCCGATTCTAAAAGGTCCGACCCGCTGCGCCAATGTTATCCTCTCGCTTATGAACAGTGCGTTTCGCGTCATTGTAGGGCTGTCAGGCGGTGTCGATTCGGCCGTGAGCGCGTGGTTGCTCCGTGAGCAGGGCTACCGCGTCGAGGGTCTGTTCATGAAAAACTGGGAAGACGATGATTCGACGAGTCATTGCAACGCCGAAGCAGACTTCGCGGATGCCCGCCAGGTTGCCGATACCCTCGATATCCCGTTGCACCGCGCCAATTTTGCATCCGCCTACCGGGAAGAGGTCTTCGAGCACTGCCTCGGCGAGTTCCGGGCGGGCCGAACACCGAACCCCGATATCCTGTGCAACCAGCGTATCAAGTTTCGGGCCTTCCTTGAGTATGCCGAGCGGCTCGGCGCGGATTATGTGGCGACTGGCCATTATGCGGGCATCGGCGGCCCAGCCGGTGCGCACCAGCTCCTGCGGGCCAGCGATCGTAACAAGGACCAGACCTACTTCCTGTACACCCTCGGACAGGAACCACTGTCGCGTGCGATCTTCCCGCTGGCCAATCTTGCCAAGCCCGAGGTTCGCAGACTGGCGGATTCCGCTGGCTTCGGCAACTACGACAAGCCCGATAGCACGGGCATCTGCTTTATTGGTGAGCGTGATTTCCGCGCCTTCCTCGCTCGATACATCAGCACCTCCCCCGGGCCCATTGTGAGTGTCGATGGCGGGGTACTGGGTGAGCACGTCGGACTGGCCTTCTACACGCTTGGGCAGCGTCGCGGGCTTCACCTCGGGGGGCATGCCGACCGACCAGGACTGCCATGGTATGTGGCGGAAAAAGATCTGGAAAACAATCGCCTGCTGGTTGCCCAGGGCCACGACCATCCCGCACTCATGAACATCGGATTGTTTGCCAGCGACTGGCACTGGGTGGATGGACAGGGTCCCATGGGCGAAAAACGCTGCACGGCCCGCCTGCGTCACCGCCAGCCCGATCAGCCGGCAACGCTGCGCCCAGTCAATGCGGGCCGCTGGCGTGTCGATTTCGATACGCCCCAGCGTGCCGTCGCTCCGGGGCAGTCCGTGGTTCTGTATGACGGTGAAGTCTGCCTTGGCGGTGGGATCATCGACACGCGTATCCCGGTCCCGGAGGCGAGCGCTGTTGGCGCGGCCTGATGCACAGGAGACGATGGCTCTCGCTGCGCTCTTTCAGGCGCTCAGCGAGGTGCGCGGCATTGCCGAGCACGGCCGCCGAGATAGCCGCCGAATCCGACCGTGCCTGCAGGGGTTACTGGGGGCCTATCAGGGCTCCGTCTCCGAGCTGTATGCCGGCGCTGACGGATTGAGCACGGGGCTGCAAACCCTCGTCGAACATCTATCGCAGCCGCAAAATTTGCAGCTGACGCGCTATCTGGTCGCCATCATGCAGCTCGAGCGGCGTCTGGCCCGAGATAAGCAGCGGCTCCAGGCGCTGATTAGCGACCTCGATCGTGCCCGGAGCCAGGCGCAGTACTTCGACGCGGTTGACCACAGCAACGTGATCGACAATCTCGCCGACATTTACGCTCGGCAGATCAGCCCTCACCGGCCACGCATTGTGGTTCAGGGCCACGCCCAACACCTACAGGATGCGGGCAACGCCGCCATGATCCGTAGCCTGCTGCTGTCGGCCATCCGCGCGGCGGGACTCTGGCGGGCCAATGGCGGGGGCCGGATACGGCTCGTCCTGCAACGGCGCGCGGTTGTGGAGTCTGCCCGAGCGCAGCTGGGTGAGACCTGATCAGCCAACCTGCCATTGCGGCATCGCGTCATGTAAAATATCGATAAGCTGAACGCCCGGAGGAAGCATGAGTAACAGTTACAACGCCCAGAAAACGCTCGATGTGAACGGTAAGCGCTATGAGATTTACGCGCTGGACGCGCTGCGCGACCGCTACGACGTCGATCGGCTCCCCTATTCACTGAAAATCCTGCTGGAGAATTTGCTCCGCAAGGAAGACGGCAAGAACGTCACGACCGAGCAGATCGAGGCGCTCTGCAACTGGGATCCAAAATCAGGTCCAACCGATCAGATTTCGTTCATGCCGGCCCGTGTGGTGCTCCAGGACTTCACCGGCGTACCCGCGGTTGTTGACCTGGCCGCCATGCGCGATGCCATGAAAAATCTGGGTGGCGACCCTGAGCTCATTAACCCGTTGGAGCCAGCGGATTTGGTCATCGACCATTCCGTGATGGTTGACCACTACGGAACGGCCAACGCACTCGACCTAAACTCCAAAATCGAGTTCAAGCGCAATGAGGAGCGTTACAAGTTCCTGCGCTGGGGCCAGAAGGCGTTTTCAAACTTCCGCGTGGTCCCGCCCGGCACCGGCATCGTCCATCAGGTCAACCTCGAATACCTCTCGAAAGCGGTATTCACCAAGGAGACCAGTGAGGGAACGTTTGCCTACCCGGACACGCTCGTCGGGACGGACTCGCACACCACGATGGTAAACGGCCTGGGCGTGCTTGGCTGGGGCGTCGGTGGCATCGAGGCCGAGGCCGCGATGCTCGGTCAGCCCATCACCATGCTGATCCCTGAGGTCATTGGCTTCGAAATCCGCGGTTCTCTGCGCGAGGGCGCAACGGCCACCGACCTGGTACTGACGGTTACGGAAATGCTCCGTAAAAAAGGTGTTGTCGGTAAGTTCGTCGAGTTCTTCGGCGATGGTCTGGATAATCTGCCCCTGGCTGATCGCGCCACCATCGGCAATATGGCGCCGGAATACGGCGCGACCTGCGGCATCTTCCCGATCGACGCTGAGACTGTTGAATACCTCCGCAGCTCTGGCCGCGAGGAAGAGACCATCGAACTGGTGGAAGCCTACGCCCGCGAGCAGGGCATGTGGCGCGAGACCGGCGCTCGCCATGCCGACTACAGCGATGTCGTCACCCTCGATCTGAGTGAGGTGGTGCCCAGCATCGCAGGGCCCAAGCGCCCTCAGGATCGCATTGCGCTCACGGATGCGAAGCGCTCGTTCCTGAACTACCTCGAAGAGGAGCTCACGGCGCGGGGCACGATGCCCAATGCCGATGAAGCACGGTTCGAGGGCGAAGGCGGTGACACCGCACCCGGTAATCAGTTCTGGCACGAAGCCGGTGCCGTCAACGTCGAGCTGGACGGTGAGCAGCAGATGCTCAAGCACGGCGATGTTGTGATCGCGGCCATCACCTCGTGTACCAACACGTCTAACCCAGCTGTGCTGGTGGCGGCGGGGCTCGTGGCCCAGAAGGCCCACGAGCGGGGGCTGACCACGAAACCGTGGGTCAAGACCTCCTTTGCTCCAGGCTCGCAGGTCGTCCCGGCCTATCTGGGCAAAGCCGGGCTCATGAAGCCGCTGGAAGATCTCGGATTTGATGTGGTCGGCTTTGGCTGCACCACCTGTATCGGTAACTCCGGCCCCTTGCCGGAGACGATCAGTGAGGCGATCCGTGAGGGCGACCTGATGGTCTCGGGTGTGCTCTCCGGCAACCGCAACTTTGAAGGCCGCATTCACCCGGATGTCCAAGCCAATTACCTGGCCTCTCCGCCCCTGGTTGTGGCCTATGCCCTGGCTGGCACCGTCACGCGTGACCTGTCCACCGAGCCGCTGGGCACTGACCCGAATGGTGAGCCGGTCTATCTGAAAGACGTGTGGCCAAGCCAGAAGGAAATTGCGGACATTATCGAGAAGCACATCAACTCGGACATGTACCGCGAGCAGTATGCCAATGTGTTCGAAGGCTCTGAGGCCTGGCGCAAACTGCCGGCGCCCGAGGGTGAGATCTATGAGTGGCCCGACTCCACTTATGTACGCAACCCCCCTTACTTCGAAGGCATGGGGCTGGAGCCGAGTGAGATCTCGGAGATTCGCCAGGCGCGCTGCCTTGTGAAAGTAGGTGATTCCATCACCACCGATCACATCTCACCGGCCGGTGCGATTAAAGCCGACAGTCCAGCCGGGCAGTACCTGCAGGATCTTGGCGTTATGCCGCAGGACTTCAACAGCTACGGCTCCCGGCGCGGCAACCATGAGGTCATGATGCGTGGCACGTTCGCGAACGTGCGCCTCAAAAACGAGCTTGCGCCTGGCACACAGGGCAGCTGGACGACCTACTTCCCGAATGGCGAGCAGACGTCGATCTACGATGCGGCGATGCGCTACAAGCAGGAAGGCACACCGCTCGTTGTCCTCGCGGGTAAGGAGTACGGAACCGGCTCCAGCCGTGACTGGGCTGCGAAGGGCACCGCCTTGCTGGGGGTCCGCATGGTGATCGCTGAGAGTTATGAGCGGATTCACCGCTCTAACCTTGTCGGTTTTGGCGTCGTCCCCCTGCAGTTCAATGAGGGCGACAGTGCCGAATCCCTGAGCCTGACCGGTGAGGAGACCTTCAGCATCGGCAGCCTGGAAGCAGAGCCCACCATGGTTACCGTTCGGGCTGTCACACCCGATGGCGAGGTGAAAAGCTTCGAGGCGAAGGTCCGGGTGGACACCCCGACCGAGTGGGACTACTTCCGCAACGGCGGCATCCTGCACTATGTATTGCGGGAGCTTGCGAATCGGTCTCAGGCGGCAGCCTGAAAGGACGCAAACGCCACCGTGGGCAGAAATGCCCATCAAAAAACCCGGCACTGAGCCGGGTTTTTTGTTTCTGAATTTCTTACGACGTGCCGCGTTGGTACTAGTTCCGCTTCAGCGCAATATGGCGCCACGTGTCATAGGTGGCCAACGCTGCACAACCACCAATGACGATTATTAGGTCGATGTGAGGCACAAACAAGGGCACCACAATTAGGAACGCGCCCAACATCAACAGGCCAATCACGGCCATGATTCGATCAGTCATGTCTCGTTCTCCTCATCCGAGGTGCACTGTGTCATCAGCCACCGTGCTGTCCTGAGTAATCTTGCGTCTTGTCCGTGGGCGCCAACAAGCTGAACGCCGACAGGCAACCCGTTAACACCCGTTAGAAGCGGTAATGTGATCGTTGGCAGCCCACACAAAGTCCACAGCGTGCAAAAAATCGGGTCACCTGTGGTGCTCAAGTCAGCAGGCGCTTCACCTGGCGCGGCCGGCGTAATGATCGCGTCGAAGCGCTCGAACAAGGGCTCCAATGCCTCGAGCAATACAAGCTGCATGTCCCGGGCGGCAAGATAATCAACGGCCGGAATGGCCTGACCTTGGGCCATGAGTGATTTGAAAACATCACTCACCTGCTCAGGATCCCGCTCAGCATAGTGACCCAGGTTCCGAGTCATTTCACTGGCCATGATGGTGGCGAGCCATCCAGCGCCCCGACCAAACACCTCAGGCAAGGCCGTCTCGACCCCGTGGGAACCCAGCATCTCGATAAGTTCGGAAAACCCCTCAACAGTTGCCGGCTCAAGTCGCTCACTAAACGGGGTATGAACCATCGCAATGTCGGGCGTGACCGGCGGCGCGGATAGCGCGGTATCGAGAAGCGGGCCGGGATTGAGGTTACAACCCTCATCTCGACCATCCGGTCCCATCACGGCTGCCGCCAATGCGACATCGTCGATACTCCGGGCAAAAAAACCAACTTGATCGAGCGATTGAGCGGCGCTGAGAACACCTGTCCTCGGGACTGCACCAAAACTCGGCTTGTATCCCACCACACCGCAGAATGCCGCCGGGCGTATGACCGAACCATTGGTCTGCGTACCCACCGTGAACGGCACCATGCCCGAGGCAACCGCAGCGGCTGAGCCGCTTGAAGAGCCACCTGGCGTGCGAGCCGTATCGTGGGGGTTGGTCGTGGGTCCCGGATGAAAATACGCCAGCTCACTCGTAACGGTTTTACCCAGTATCACCGCACCTGCATTGCGCAGGCGCTGAACGAGTGTCGCGTCCTCCAGCGGTCTTTTCCCGGCATCGAGGGCCGTACCATTCTCGGTGGGCATGCCTCGCGCATCGATAATGTCTTTAAGACCGATCGGGACCCCGTGGAGTGGTCCCAAAGGTAATCCTCGTGCCCGTCGGCGATCAGCTTCTTTGGCCTGCATAAGGGCCTGCTGGCCGTCATAGTGGGCCCAGGCATGGATCGCCGGCTCCATCGACTCAATGCGCGCAAGACAGGCATTGGTTGCCTGCTCCGCTGACAGAACCCCGTCGCCTAGCTGTTGCACCAGCTGTCTGGCGGTCAGGGTGGCTGGATCAGCCGTTGGAATACGCTTAACCATAAATCGTATCTGGCAACCAGAAGACAATCTGTGGGAACACGTAGAGCACAACCATCGCCACCACGACGAACAGCAAGAACGGCATACAGCCCTTGAATATCTCAATCAACTGCACCGAGGGCGGCGCTATCCCTTTGAGGTAGTACGCTGACATGGCCATCGGCGGTGTCAGGAAGGAGGTCTGGAGATTCAGCGCTACGAGAATGCCGAAAAACAATGGATCCACGCCGAAGATATCCAGCAATGGCAGGAAAATCGGCACAAAAATGATAATGATCTCGGACCACTCAAGCGGCCATCCCAGCAGGAAAATAATGAGCTGAGCAAGGATCAGGAACGTGATGGTATTCAGGTCCAGACCGACCACGAACTCGGTGATCAAGTGCTCGCCACCCAGGTACGAGAACACAGACGAGAACGTCCAGGACCCAACGAACAGCCAACACACCATCGCAGTGGTCTTGAGTGT contains:
- a CDS encoding amidase, which produces MVKRIPTADPATLTARQLVQQLGDGVLSAEQATNACLARIESMEPAIHAWAHYDGQQALMQAKEADRRRARGLPLGPLHGVPIGLKDIIDARGMPTENGTALDAGKRPLEDATLVQRLRNAGAVILGKTVTSELAYFHPGPTTNPHDTARTPGGSSSGSAAAVASGMVPFTVGTQTNGSVIRPAAFCGVVGYKPSFGAVPRTGVLSAAQSLDQVGFFARSIDDVALAAAVMGPDGRDEGCNLNPGPLLDTALSAPPVTPDIAMVHTPFSERLEPATVEGFSELIEMLGSHGVETALPEVFGRGAGWLATIMASEMTRNLGHYAERDPEQVSDVFKSLMAQGQAIPAVDYLAARDMQLVLLEALEPLFERFDAIITPAAPGEAPADLSTTGDPIFCTLWTLCGLPTITLPLLTGVNGLPVGVQLVGAHGQDARLLRTARWLMTQCTSDEENET